A genomic region of Aeropyrum pernix K1 contains the following coding sequences:
- a CDS encoding biotin/lipoyl-containing protein, translating into MASESLVRIPLDLWPRRGGWRGKVVRVYKKPGDLVEKGEVLAEIEIEKAILEVESPVSGRVRSIVGEGEEVTPESVVAVVEGHGDGGGEAEA; encoded by the coding sequence TTGGCTTCCGAGAGTCTCGTGAGGATACCCCTAGACCTGTGGCCGCGCAGGGGTGGCTGGCGGGGCAAGGTTGTTAGGGTGTATAAGAAGCCGGGTGATCTCGTGGAGAAGGGCGAGGTCCTCGCCGAGATTGAGATTGAGAAGGCTATCCTCGAGGTTGAGAGCCCGGTCTCGGGTAGGGTGAGGAGCATAGTGGGTGAGGGTGAGGAGGTGACTCCGGAGAGTGTTGTAGCTGTAGTGGAGGGCCATGGCGATGGAGGCGGCGAAGCCGAGGCTTAG
- a CDS encoding orotidine 5'-phosphate decarboxylase / HUMPS family protein — MDPPAVGEAVKRVIVALDPARRGDVDRLLDMARLVCGVGAGIKVGLPMLALGGSEALAEAARLCKGGGLRVLDLKLADIGYIMRLAAESLSRGFDAAIAHAFVGYEGGLVELKKTLDGLGARLVLVVSMSHPGSREVLDPCLDKLLAVARRVEPWGVVAPATRPEVVARVRETLPTTVILSPGVGAQGGKPGDAICLGGADYEIVGRMVAGSPDPVSALRGVAEYIAARCPEKLLHSSTGNGPS, encoded by the coding sequence GTGGATCCGCCGGCTGTTGGTGAGGCTGTAAAACGGGTTATAGTAGCTCTAGACCCGGCCAGGAGGGGCGATGTTGACAGGCTGCTCGACATGGCCAGACTCGTCTGCGGGGTGGGCGCCGGGATTAAGGTGGGTCTGCCGATGCTTGCCCTAGGCGGTTCTGAAGCCCTCGCCGAGGCTGCGAGACTCTGCAAGGGAGGGGGGCTGAGGGTTTTGGACCTTAAGCTCGCGGACATAGGGTATATCATGAGGCTGGCTGCGGAGAGCCTTTCACGCGGGTTCGACGCTGCGATAGCCCACGCTTTTGTCGGCTACGAGGGAGGCCTGGTAGAGCTCAAGAAGACTCTAGACGGCTTGGGCGCCAGGCTCGTCCTAGTGGTCTCCATGAGCCACCCCGGCTCCAGGGAGGTGCTGGACCCCTGTCTAGATAAGCTACTCGCCGTTGCCAGAAGAGTTGAGCCCTGGGGTGTCGTGGCGCCGGCTACGAGGCCCGAGGTTGTCGCCAGGGTTAGGGAAACGCTTCCCACGACTGTTATATTGAGCCCTGGTGTGGGGGCTCAGGGAGGGAAGCCGGGAGATGCCATATGCCTGGGCGGAGCAGACTACGAGATAGTGGGTAGGATGGTAGCTGGCTCCCCCGACCCTGTCTCGGCCCTGAGGGGCGTGGCGGAGTACATCGCTGCGAGATGCCCCGAGAAGCTCCTACACTCCTCCACAGGAAACGGTCCCAGTTAA